In Theileria parva strain Muguga chromosome 4 map unlocalized ctg_529, whole genome shotgun sequence, one DNA window encodes the following:
- the rpl6 gene encoding Ribosomal protein L6e family protein, which yields MTAVPKTLKPKVKLNRRKTVVTRLGKTKVVGRKYASVPKVRESLKPGAVLILLTGSYKGKRVVLLKVLKSGLLLVTGPFSFNGVPLRRVNSRYVIATSTNVYEFPEYDGSSLKSSVERAVSDLTDESFGKTKETKLAEFKDRKKKNKNKDSMFVDEPSVSEKSPELMAKLKALQSKVDDVLVPSLKKSQHLTKYLKSRFTLRNNMYPHLLKF from the coding sequence TAACTAGACTCGGTAAGACGAAAGTTGTTGGTCGGAAATATGCCAGTGTTCCCAAAGTACGTGAAAGTCTTAAGCCAGGCGCTGTTTTAATTTTGCTGACTGGAAGCTACAAAGGCAAACGCGTTGTGTTGCTTAAGGTCTTGAAAAGCGGACTTCTATTAGTCACTGGACCCTTCTCATTTAATGGCGTTCCTCTTAGGAGAGTAAATTCTAGATATGTCATTGCGACCTCAACTAACGTGTATGAGTTTCCCGAGTATGATGGTTCCTCACTGAAGTCCTCAGTTGAAAGAGCAGTTTCAGACCTTACTGACGAAAGTTTCGGAAAGACAAAGGAGACTAAGCTTGCCGAGTTCAAGGACCGCAAGAAGAAAAACAAGAACAAGGACTCCATGTTCGTTGACGAGCCATCTGTTTCAGAGAAGTCCCCGGAACTTATGGCCAAGCTTAAGGCTCTCCAGAGTAAGGTTGACGATGTCCTAGTTCCTTCTCTTAAGAAGTCACAGCACTTGACTAAATACCTCAAGTCAAGATTTACACTAAGGAACAACATGTATCCACACCTACTcaagttttaa